Below is a window of Ahaetulla prasina isolate Xishuangbanna chromosome 1, ASM2864084v1, whole genome shotgun sequence DNA.
TATATCCTCTGCAAGACAAAGAATGATTAtaagattgtttttatttttcaagatTATATGACTGAAGATAATTATAAAACAGTTTGCATTATGTTGGTTTCATTAAAACGAACAGAAGTAGTCACTCGGTTCTTAATTGTAAGAAATATTTATGAAGCGTATCAGTTAGAAACATGATTTGCCACTCAGTTGAGAtgttattaataataatgcaaGGCCTCAGCCTTTTTAAAATTCGTTCTAACATGTTCAAAATAAAGAATTAACTGTATTATAGCAATCCCAATTATAGGATATTTAATTATCCAGTGATGTAGTGCCACACTAAGGAACTACTGCTAGCAATTCCTGCCTGCAAGTACATTTATGCATCAACTTTACATATTCTCATTTTGGGACGTTTAAAAATTCCTTCAATTGGTAAAATAATTTCCATGTATTTGCTATGCAAAAGAAAAATTGTTCCTTTAATTTAAGCATTAGAAAAAATTGCATTTGCTTTCTTCCTAATTCTATAAATAGGCTTTCTAAAAAAGTTGCAAGTACTACCTTAGGTATAAAATAGAAAATCCAGTCTTTATCATAATGGAGTATCAGTGCTGCATTGcaattttaacaaatgtttctatTAAAGACTCCTGAGCCCTCCTGTGAAGTAGAAGCACTGATGGAAAAAATGAAGCAAATACAGGAATGCAGAGACGATGTTGAAGCTAGTCAAGAAGAAAAGGCCACCCGATtcgagaaggagaagagagaaagcaTGTTGGTGGGTTGCTCAGGTCAgaacatatttaatatttctttattttttaaaatttcacatgTATATTTATCAGTTCCAGTATTTATACTTCCTCATTATTCTGTAACATAAATAGTTCATCAGGGCAACAATAACTGCTCTCTTCTAAAACCAGGGGTAAAAAATGGGTCAGAATTATCATCATCCTTTAAACCTACATTCAACCCAGCACACTCTAAAAAGTTCTGACCATCGGGCAGTAATTTTTAGAAAGTTTGTACTTAAACTACCACCCCTCAGTACAATATAGGCCTGACATTGCTTCCTTTAAGAAATCAAGAATCCAACTGTCCTTCAAAAAGTTGTTAAATATTTCACAGCTCAGCATAGACCTGTCAGATTTCTTAAGTAAGATGAACAATAATCCGGAAAAGTGTCAGGGCTCAGAGATTGTCCATGGGCAATCTAACTAATCCAACTAATATATCTGTTGGCTATGTGACTCACAATTCAGAGAACCTAAAGAACACTAGATTTAGTAAATACAGTGAAATCTTAATTTATCTTGATGAAAAAGATTTTATAAGGATCAGACCAATTTTCTGCACAAATTGATGTCATTTGCATAATAGTACACACACAAAGTAAATAATATAATTTCTCATTTGTGAAACAGCACCATTATGCAAATGACATAAATTAACACAAGTGGCATAATTAGTGTAATGGTATCAAGCAGATGATGCAAATTGTCATATTAGCACTTGCCAGTTTAACAGACATTCATTTTATAACAATCATTCTTAAAATTAATCTGTTAAAACTTAAGAGGTTTAAAAAACGGAAAACTACATAATCACTAATAGGACAAAAcagattttttataaataaatgtgaatTCATTAGCTCAATGGAGCAGGCCAGCAAATTTGGCTCTCTAGTCAgtcatttcattttaaactgaAGGCTCTGTATGGGCTTAAAATAGCTGTTATCAAATGATAAATATGGTATTGTGTTCCATATCATAATAAGTTTTCAGTAGCACTAGGAAATATTGAAAATGTTACATTCAAAATCAGAAATCTGCTCTTACATCATTTACAAAATGACAATTCCATGCATGTAGGTATAAAAACCACAATGACTTGTcaataagaacaaaaaaaatccagaaagtggATGTTACAGTAAAGCAACATGGTAAGAATAGGAAAGAAAtaactggagaaaataacaaaatacaaaagacctacaaatagaagtaaaatgactgtggtagaaaaaaaaagcaaaagtagtaccaatagtgatagatcccaaaacttctgaagcaCCACCTGAACATCATCGCATCGACAAAATCGCCATTCgtcaattgtaaaaggcagctttacttggaacagcatcCTGCAATGGTATATTTTAACGCCTTGGGAAGGActggataggtggataaaaatatcaaatcaaatcTAAATATTTGGCTGACCAATCAGTCAGGACctattatatgtaggtctttataGGCATcgaccagcattttgaattgcactcagaagcaaattggcaaccagtGCAACTCATGAAGTGGAGAGGTTACATGAGCATATCAATGCTTTCCCATCACTGCTCGTACTACTACCTTCTGGATCAGTTGAAGCTTCTGAagtgtcttcaagggcagcccatgtaCATTATAGTAATCAAGTCATGAGATGACTAGAGAAATGGCTGTCTGCCAGACTTCTCCAATCTAGGAAAGATGCAATGGGTGTACCAGATAAAATTGTACAAATGCCTTCCTAGCCACAGATGCCCTTGCAtgtgtacataaaaatacataattaCCTAAGAACAAATTGTATATAGATAGGAAGGGTGTGTGTTGCAAGCAATGTGTGTAttttgccatgcccaagccaagGTTTCTATTTTATGGGCAGGGAGAACGAGTTGGCTCATTCTCCCTGCCCATTGGCTCTCAGAAGCAGCACAAGGAAGGGTGCTCACAACCAGCCTGTAGAATAACTAAGtcttttatatacagtatgtgaTAGCGGAAGAACTGACGTATTTACAGTATGGAACTTGTAGCCCAAAAATTGCAGTGGCAGCAATTATCTTACAGCTAAGCTTGTATAGTTGGTTCATTGCCACTAAAACTGTGAACCTTTCTAATATACTTGTAGACTGGGTGTTAATTGTATCTACCCTGTCAATCTGCTTATGGACAAGCAACAAGATCGTAAGCAAGGATCTTGGATGCTAATTCCTGGTCCTGTGTACATTATTGACCCTTTTCACAGTAATTAAGTAATGGGTTCATTCTCAAGGGCTAGTTTTCTCATATTTGAAAATAATTACAGAAGAAAACAAGCTTGTccatttttcatattcataagtgACATTCAAATAAGTTGCAGCCCTCCGTTTCATAACACAGACGATCAACATGTTTGGATCCTTATTGCTATTAAAAGCAAAGATTACATGGGGAGGAATTTCAGTACTGCATTTTTGAAGAAGCTATACTTTATCTGCAAAATGCTTTTCCTGTATTGTCATTTATTATAATTTGGCAATGGGCTTTAAGCTATTTTTGTGAAACTATCGTATTTGTTACATATTTAACAGAAGATGAAGAAATAGCACCAACAAGAGATGTTTCTCGTCACTTTGAGGATACCAGCTATGGCTATAAAGATTTCTCAAGACATGGGATGCACGTACCTACCTTCCGTGTGCAGGTAAGTCATACATTATCAGTATCGAAATGAGCCTCTGGTGTCTCAGcaaactaagtctgtctgttattaacacagctgcttgcaattactgcaaggtcaagtcccaccaggcccaaggttgactcagccttccatcctttataaggtaggtaaaatgaggacccagattgttgggggcaataagttgactttgtatataaatatacaaataggatgaagactattgctaacatagtgtaagccgccctgagtcttcggagaagggcgggatataaattcaaataaataaataaataaataaagtgttccCCAGAATATTAGGTGTATAAAGTACATGCTgtatgggttttttaaataactttaaagCAAGCACAGGCAATTTGTTGCCCTGTAGCTTTGAACATTTACTAATCATTCTCAGGCAGAATATAGGGGATTATTGTGAaagctatacagatagtccttgacttataaccattcgtttagcaacctttcgaagttacaacagcgctgaaaaaaatgacctgcaaccagtcctcatacttacaaTGGTCATAGCATTCCTACTGTCAAGGGATCAAAATTGAGGCACTTGACAATGGACATACATTTAGACAGTTGTAGCATCCTGGGTTCATGTGGAGGGGATGACACCattccagctggcttccgacaagaaaATTCAAAGGCGGAAGCCGAATgacggcatgattcacttaactgcacggACTCCCTGTCAAAAAGtttcataaaatgaggcacaatTCACTTGAAAAAGTGCACTTTGTTTAGGAATGGAAATTCTGTCTTAATTgtgggtcataagttgaggacgacctgcAGTTGAAACCAGTGGAGGACAACAGAGTATCCATGCTGTTGGAATACCTAGCAATTATCtcattaatttgtattttaaaaatgcagtgaaaaatatatattttttctactttgtCAAAATTCTTGAGAACTTGCTTCCATGTATGTTTTGCTTTTAAGGACTATTCATGGGAAGACCACGGATATTCGCTGGTAAATCGTCTCTATCCAGATGTAGGACAACTGATAGATGAGAAGTTTCAAATTGCCTACAATTTGACTTACAACACAATGGCTATGCATAAAGATGTGGATACATCAATGCTTAGACGCGCAATCTGGAATTACATCCACTGTATGTTTGGAATAAGGTTGGTCCGGATCAGCTTTAGTTATCTATTAATTTTGAAAATTATGCTTCCCATATTGCTTGAACATATATTATGGAAATTTATATTAAGAACCTAAATCAAAAGCCATGAGCATACAATCAATGAACTTGATAAAAACCTAATTGCATTGGTAACTTCTTactaacaaatgcttttaaaggcaaaTACTTGATAACAATTGTGCTTGAGGTAAGAACCTTGTAAGCTGAGAAAGCTAACTAGCTAAAAAAGCTAAAGCTAGAACTGTGGTGACAAatgtatggcacatgtgccacaggtggcatgcagcaccctctctgtgggcacatgagccgtcaccccagttcagctctgccacggaTGTGCGCGCGTcttccgccagccagctggtcgggtctctgccgcgcatgcgcggGGAGGGCTTGGCctcacacgcattgcattttgggggtttgggcacatgcacacacgcGCATTCGCACATGCACGCTttgggtccagaaaaggttagctatcactgttcTAGAACAAAAGTTTTGCGTTGCTCCCAAATCCATGGCTAGAAGATACTAAGAAAGCTGTCACAGAAAACAGCAAATCCAAAAAGGCAGAAGACAGCTGCAGTACTCTGAAGGTCAGCACCTGAACAGGACTACATAGAGTAGAAGATGGAAACAGGGCAAACCACCCAAAAAAGGTGACGTGTGCTGTTTCCCACATATTGAGAATGGACAAAAATACTGAGGGTACTACTATAATTGGGATTCTAGTAAAACCAGCTTAAGATCTACCAGAAAATATGGCTGTGAAATAGCGAGGAATAGCACAGTAATTATTATAACTGGCAAGTGTGATGCAAAATCTGAACATATTTGTTCTTTTGATTACAGATACGATGATTACGACTATGGTGAAATTAATCAGCTGTTGGATCGCAgctttaaaatttatatcaaaactGTAGTGTGTGCTCCTGAGAGAACCACAAATAGAATGTACGATAGCTTTTGGAGGCAATTCAAACATTCTGAGAAGGTATGTTGTATATGCGTTGTTATATACCTGTGTGTTGTGACTTAGTAGGTTGAATAATATTGTTTGACAGTTGCATTTACTAAAGCATTTGTTTTGCTAATATTGACTTAAATATCTCTTTACACTTTCGCTAGCTTGTAAAATTTTTGTCTTTGCATTATTGCTTTTAGCAGAAATCACAACACATTTCTTCTATATTGAAGAAAATTCTGTAGGTCCTTATGATTACAGCTACCTTGTCTCGCCTAATAAGATGTAAGTCATTCCAGGCCTAAAgcctagtggcacagtggttagaatgctgtaatgtaggctacttctgctaactgctgactgcctgcagttcaactctcaccaggctcaaggttgactcagccttccattcttctgagctcagtaaaatgagaacccagattgttgggaggcaatatgctgactctgtaaactgcttagagagggctgtaaaagcactgtgccaTTGCTATCACAGCCTAATGAATATTGCGCATATAGCTATCGTATGGAGGCAACAGTCCACCTGATAGGCTGTAGCATAATATCCCTGCCATCATTAGCCACTAGTATATTCGTGGATTTCCATCTGGCTTCAGTTCAGATATTAGCAGCATTTCTGCATGCTTTAGAATACTGTACTGCACAAAAGACACTAAacccaactcttttttttattgttttctttaaggTTCATGTCAATTTGCTTCTCATAGAAGCACGGATGCAAGCTGAACTGCTTTATGCTCTGAGAGCCATTACTCGTTACATGACGTGAAAACTTTGGGCAGTAGTAATTGAAGGTGCCGCAGGGGCAATTTACCAAGGCTTGTTATGGGGCTTCTCAACCAGCAGGGGCTAAAAGCCATGAAATTATTTGTGCCATAGTGTTTATTATTATTCCTACTGCTACTACTAGTATTATTGCTCCTTCCTTAGTGGGATATTACTGCTGATGTTGAGGTTGGTGGTAGGACAGTTGTTCAGAGACACAATCAAACGGATTCCAGCCTGCTCTAGTTAGCATAGGAGGCAGTGACTTCTGGCAGACAACTAATTACCAAAATCGTCATGTATTGTCAGAAATAAGTAAGAATCTGGAAAATAAGAATTTTGCTTTTGATATAAGGGTGAATAATGTTATAAAAGTCCTGATGCTGCTGAACATGCTGGTTAAATGAAGAAACTAGCGATTCCAGTTATTAAGCTATAAACAAATGCAAGTAATGCTATTGTCTGAGCCTACATTGTATGTGATGTTAGAGAAGCTCCTTGCTGATAATGCAGAGCTGAACAGGATGTTACATTAATAGTTTtgattgttaagagaatcttTTGCTGTCTAGATTGGTCTATTATTTCAGACTGAGGCAGTGCGAGACTATCAAAGCTGCTTAAAAATCTGCAACTTTGTGAAAAAATTGAATAGTTGAGAGCAAGGATAGAAAATCTTACTTCTTCAGTATTCCTAGAAGCTATCAAAGGTGTCGAAATATCAATTCAGGCCTCAAATAGCTTCTTACTAAAACACTCATTTCTACAGTCTGCCCCTTAAGTAGCAGCTTATGTAGTTAAACAAGAAAATAGgataagaacaaaaacaaaaccctgtaAGTGACTTTGATATACGTatgtgagtgtgtgcatgtgtaaaaTATATGGACACTTTTTGTATGAGGTCTTTGTTAGTATTACTGggttgtttaaataaaaaaataacattttcctctttttttcagaCTTCTTACATTAATACCTGTATCATTCATTACGAAATAGACGAATGAATGCTGTGTCTGGTGTGTATTTCTAATTTGTTTGAGAGAAAAACGACAAAAGTTAAACTGCAATTCTTGACAGTTCAACAGGAAGCATCTGCTATTTCCTTTATTCAAAAATGCAAGGCAAATGCTGATCCAAAACATATAAGCCAAATGTGCAATTTTAAAGTTGGCTTTGGCTAAAAATACCAATTTCATTCCCTGCTCTATGAATTTCATTTGTGAAATCAAATAACTATCTTGCTTTACCAGATTGGCTTATCAATAAAGGGACAAGGATTATAATCTTATCACATAAATACATTTACAAtagtttaaaagtaaaaatctgcatttatactgtgattttcaatacatttttaaaatattaggtGGAGAATGTTAGTGTGAATCATCTAAAAATTCATTTTGAAATTGTTGATCAAATGCAATACTATTCTATATATTAAAACCTAACAAAATTATTTAACAATGAATGCTGTCTGAATTCCTTGATCTATACTTGATAATTATGGtattaatttttgcaatctttaaTAAAATCTTAAATATAAAGCATAACATTATTATAAAGTTAAATCAAAAAGATACTCAATTCAGATGTTGCAAttagtttatttttatgtttcctAAATGCCACTGGAAATTTAAGAAAACGGTATTCTACAATGAATGTCTATGCTatgtagaaaaattaaaaaacaaaaaggcatTTTTCATGGAAACATACTGAAATGTTTTGATATCTAATGATTTGCAAAAGCAGCTGCAGAAGTGATTTGTGCATTGATTGATTCAACACCCATCTTGAAACACGTAGTATTAGGAACTCAAGTAATGATTTTCAATTTTGAATTCTCTGGAGAAGTTTGTGTGCCACAGGTTTGAACTCTGTTTCCCAATAAAGTTTGTGATATTCTCTTAAGTCACTGTCAAAACTGTAAGCCAGTGCCAGTTCTTCATCTACAGCAAGAAAAAGAATGCCTACCAATCAACATTAAATATAACTTAAAACAATTTAAGAGTTATTCACACATCTATTTGAATGTATCTGCTACCAACCCAAAGAAGAATCTCTAAagcaaaggtgtcaaactcaaggcctgcaggtcggatctggcccatggagtgtTTAAATCCGGCCCGCAGGGCcacccctggaaacagcgaaggactggccacaGTGCCTCAGCCTGACCCAGGCCAACCAGGCGCTGATTTACAACCTGGTGGTAGCTGGCAGCGTACTGGAGGCggccgtggcagctgaaaacagagctcaggagggccatgcgagctgccttagcacttggccaccaacaGCCCTGCTGCCATTTCCCCATTCCCTTGTTTCCTCCTCCTGAACTCTCCTGGTGGTTTCCCATCCTATCTCTGAGGATGCTTTTGTTACAAAGCTGGGTCGCATGGAGAGggagtgggcctccctctgacccacacactttgcccttcctgcacacaccatgagcaacatggccaaggagagtgagcacagcagcagcagcctcgaGGAGGTATGCGCAGCCAGGCACCTTCTTGGAGAAGCGGAGGTGGGCTGTGGGGTCCTGGTGCCCTGGGAGCTCAAAGGATAGGCTGGGCGCTTATCCTCCGCTGCCTAGGGCTCTGGACAGCCTGCCCTGCCATCCGGGGGTCCTCCACGTGGCCTGAGATGGTGAGGACAAGGGTTTGACCCTCTCCTGGTCTTGTCTTCCTCCGCTGGAGGAATGGATCCCCCCCAGCCCCACTTGGGCCTCCACAGGCGTCCCTAAcaagagtgacatcaagctggccacgcccaccccagcctcaCCCACCATCCCGAGGTCAAATGcaaccctaatgtggccctcaatgaactcaagtttgacacccctgatctaaagaaaaGAATGTGCATAAAAGTCTTAAGATAAATATCCTGAAGAGGTTTGGTATTTGGGTTTTTTCCTGCCTTTAAGTCAGACTTGACTCCTGATTACATCATGGAGTTTTCTAGGCAGTATTTTTTGAGATGGTTTGCCACTGCCACCTTCTTGAGGCTGAGAGGGAGTGATT
It encodes the following:
- the SESN1 gene encoding sestrin-1 isoform X4, which translates into the protein MEILQVSAEDPQMSSLFAESFTTLGHLDNITLVMVFHPRYLESFLKTQHYLLQMDGPLPLCYRHYIGIMAAARHQCSYLVNLHVNYFLQVGGDPKWLNGLENAPQKLQKLGDLNKILAHRPWLITKEHIEQLLKTEEHSWSLAELVHAVVLLTHYHSLASFTFGCGINPEIHCDGGHTFRLLSVDGYCICDITNGNHDEYKVHIPDTDITTPEPSCEVEALMEKMKQIQECRDDVEASQEEKATRFEKEKRESMLVGCSEDEEIAPTRDVSRHFEDTSYGYKDFSRHGMHVPTFRVQDYSWEDHGYSLVNRLYPDVGQLIDEKFQIAYNLTYNTMAMHKDVDTSMLRRAIWNYIHCMFGIRYDDYDYGEINQLLDRSFKIYIKTVVCAPERTTNRMYDSFWRQFKHSEKVHVNLLLIEARMQAELLYALRAITRYMT